In Tenacibaculum pacificus, a single window of DNA contains:
- a CDS encoding GNAT family N-acetyltransferase, with protein MHILSCNKQTLNVRYFYNINEISTNIWQQLNCTNNWYFHPKYLEALQQNNSKIQFAYIVLFDEKNSAVALATIQIVDFYLDSVQNDMQSIVHWVKCTGRKLGFLSPEKTFKILTCGNTFVSGEHGIFIKKNQNRNEILPQIAEAVLEFSNLKPQNTADAFMLKDFENKSLFSKSVLKEESYNSFNVDPNMVLYISENWNSLDDYLADLKTKFRVKARKAFKNSAILKTEDITADRLKDLFPEMTELYKTVSSKASFNLGDFNLQTFQTLKDNLGDAYFLKAYWLEDKLVGFLSGIFNQDSLDAHFVGIDYQNNKEYAIYQRMLYDYISLGIESQVKSINFGRTASEIKSSVGAVPQDLTIYLRHKKTITNSILSLFLKKIQPSEFKQQYPFKEKKLLSEVKL; from the coding sequence GTGCATATTTTATCTTGTAATAAACAAACTTTAAATGTTCGATATTTTTATAATATCAATGAAATATCAACGAATATTTGGCAACAATTAAACTGTACTAATAACTGGTATTTTCATCCGAAGTATTTAGAAGCTTTACAGCAAAACAACTCAAAAATACAATTTGCATACATTGTTTTGTTTGATGAAAAAAATAGTGCCGTAGCTTTGGCGACCATTCAAATTGTCGATTTTTATTTAGATAGCGTTCAAAATGATATGCAATCTATTGTACATTGGGTAAAATGTACAGGACGAAAATTAGGTTTTTTATCTCCAGAAAAAACATTTAAAATTCTCACTTGCGGAAATACTTTTGTAAGTGGTGAACATGGAATTTTTATCAAAAAAAATCAAAATAGAAATGAAATTCTTCCGCAAATAGCCGAAGCAGTATTAGAGTTTTCTAATTTAAAACCTCAAAATACAGCCGATGCTTTTATGCTAAAAGATTTTGAAAATAAATCATTGTTTAGTAAATCAGTATTAAAAGAAGAAAGCTATAATTCTTTTAATGTAGATCCTAATATGGTTTTATATATATCCGAAAATTGGAATTCTTTAGATGATTATTTAGCAGATTTAAAAACAAAATTTAGAGTAAAAGCCAGAAAAGCATTCAAAAATAGTGCTATTTTAAAAACAGAAGATATTACCGCAGATAGATTGAAAGATTTATTTCCTGAAATGACGGAGTTATATAAAACAGTTTCTAGTAAAGCGAGTTTTAATTTAGGTGATTTCAATTTACAAACTTTTCAAACTTTAAAAGATAATTTAGGCGATGCTTATTTTTTAAAAGCCTATTGGTTAGAAGATAAATTAGTTGGTTTTTTATCAGGAATTTTTAATCAAGATTCACTAGATGCTCATTTTGTAGGTATCGATTATCAGAATAATAAAGAGTACGCTATTTATCAGCGAATGTTATACGATTATATTTCTTTAGGAATAGAGAGTCAAGTAAAATCAATAAATTTTGGAAGAACAGCTAGCGAAATAAAAAGTTCAGTTGGTGCTGTTCCTCAGGATTTAACCATTTATTTACGACATAAAAAAACGATTACAAACAGTATTTTAAGTTTGTTTTTGAAAAAAATTCAACCTTCGGAATTTAAACAGCAATATCCTTTTAAAGAGAAAAAATTACTATCAGAAGTTAAATTATAA